A window of Tachypleus tridentatus isolate NWPU-2018 chromosome 7, ASM421037v1, whole genome shotgun sequence genomic DNA:
ttttctttttacccTTTTACCTGTAACAATTCCATAATCTTTATACTAGtgtgtggaaaaaaaaacaaactggaatTAGTTAATATCCTGCACGataaaattgtaaagaaaaaaacatataagtACACCGTTCTtacgagagaaaaaaaaacaacttatatgtatatatatatatatactcatgtgatgtcattttaaatcaaaagtaattttatttagtaatattgttgttataattaattaaaatgatcATAAGATTGGTTGTGTTTTATGGCACTTTACATAAACCGACTTCTGTAATAACCATATGGTCTTCTCCTCGTTTCGGCTGAACGCTGGTCAGTGCTTCTGTAGCGGGTATTTTTTTCTCGGTGGGAGATTCTTCAGGGTCATCGAAACTAGCCTTGACTTTGAAAGCCTCCTGGTCATCATCATCGCAGTAGTTAGAGACAAGGGTAGGTAGTAACAAAGCTGCCAACAGAATAGCACCACCTAAACAGAAGACCAGTAATCCAAGTATTTTGCAGATGTCGAGATTTCGGTTAAAATCCAGCGAAGAACGGTCAATGATCTCTAGATCCTCTTTATATCCAACAACGACGTCTCTCTGGCGAACGTAGTAGCCAACGAGCAGAAGAATTAGACCACAAATAAGCAagataaaaccaatataaagagtGGCCTTCCAGTAAACTCCAATGTGACGTCTCTTTCCTGGGGTAGTCAAGTAGCGATTATCATGTTCGTCAAAATCTTCGTAAATATCTGGGTTTTTCACTGTCATGGTCTCGTAGAAATGATGCAGATATGATCTAACTCCAAAGAACTCGGGACATGAAGATTCTCTAACATCGTCCTCACTTGTTGGCTCTTGTTCACATCCTTCTGTACGTGACTGGTCAGTGCCTGATTTCTTTGGATTAGAAATATCTTCTGCTTGAGATTCTTTTACGGGTTTTCTTGGAGCATAAACACCATCTTTCTGCGTTTCTTTTTCAGATGATTTCCGAACTTCCTTTGACATCTTTTGCAATTGTTCAGTTTCTTCAATATTTAGAACTTTAGGTCTAGCTCCTTTGTAATCACCGCTAGAGGGCTACAGGAAAAGAAagcttatttttatcaaaaagtaCTGTGATAAATTAACACGTAgattatcaaaaaatatataactgtttgATGTGTTTTTATTCCTACTTGAGCTTAGtcagaataaaaacataaagcTTGATTAAAAAAGTGATACTTTTAGTGCATTTATACCTGATTATATGAAGAATTCATCA
This region includes:
- the LOC143255777 gene encoding neurensin-1-like isoform X1, whose translation is MNKGGESNLQQEEAENDDEDQPSCKETKVTPSSGDYKGARPKVLNIEETEQLQKMSKEVRKSSEKETQKDGVYAPRKPVKESQAEDISNPKKSGTDQSRTEGCEQEPTSEDDVRESSCPEFFGVRSYLHHFYETMTVKNPDIYEDFDEHDNRYLTTPGKRRHIGVYWKATLYIGFILLICGLILLLVGYYVRQRDVVVGYKEDLEIIDRSSLDFNRNLDICKILGLLVFCLGGAILLAALLLPTLVSNYCDDDDQEAFKVKASFDDPEESPTEKKIPATEALTSVQPKRGEDHMVITEVGLCKVP
- the LOC143255777 gene encoding neurensin-1-like isoform X2, which produces MSKEVRKSSEKETQKDGVYAPRKPVKESQAEDISNPKKSGTDQSRTEGCEQEPTSEDDVRESSCPEFFGVRSYLHHFYETMTVKNPDIYEDFDEHDNRYLTTPGKRRHIGVYWKATLYIGFILLICGLILLLVGYYVRQRDVVVGYKEDLEIIDRSSLDFNRNLDICKILGLLVFCLGGAILLAALLLPTLVSNYCDDDDQEAFKVKASFDDPEESPTEKKIPATEALTSVQPKRGEDHMVITEVGLCKVP